One Clostridium sp. CM027 genomic window carries:
- a CDS encoding NAD(P)/FAD-dependent oxidoreductase, with protein sequence MFDVTIIGAGIVGCSVSRELSKYNLKTCVIEKSSDVASGTTKANSAIVHAGYDANPSTIKGKLNAKGNEMYTKLAKELDFPFKRNGSLVLCFDEKHMNDLKELLEQGEKNGVPNLAILDGDQVREMEPNVTLSCVGALYAPTGGIVCPYEMTIAMAENAYTNGVEFEFGTEVLNIEKKQSCYVIKTNKGDIETKVVINAAGLFSDEINNMVSNNKFKILPKLGEYVLFDKACGDLVTKTIFQLPTKLGKGVLVTPTVDGNLLIGPNAVDQDNKADLSTTREGIDDIVLNAQLSIQMPLPMNMVITSFAGNRSKCEGNDFIIGEAEDAKNFINVAAIDSPGLTSAPSIAAMVADIVTEKLAPQENVKFNPIRKGTRKFREMSNDERKKIIKEIPEYGTIVCRCETVTEGEIIDSIRRPLGAKTLDGVKRRTRAGMGRCQSGFCATKVVDILSRELNIPRCAITKSGENSILLTGKNKQSL encoded by the coding sequence ATGTTTGACGTAACTATTATTGGCGCTGGTATTGTTGGATGCTCAGTATCAAGAGAACTATCTAAATATAATTTAAAAACATGTGTTATTGAAAAATCTAGTGATGTTGCTTCTGGTACAACAAAAGCAAATAGTGCAATAGTACATGCAGGGTATGATGCTAATCCAAGTACTATTAAGGGAAAATTAAACGCAAAAGGTAATGAAATGTATACAAAGCTTGCAAAGGAATTAGATTTCCCATTTAAGAGGAATGGATCATTGGTTCTGTGCTTCGACGAGAAACACATGAATGATCTTAAAGAATTACTAGAACAAGGCGAAAAAAATGGAGTACCTAATTTAGCTATTCTTGATGGAGATCAAGTTAGAGAAATGGAACCTAATGTAACATTGAGCTGTGTCGGTGCCTTATATGCTCCAACAGGAGGAATTGTTTGCCCATATGAAATGACTATTGCTATGGCTGAAAACGCATACACCAATGGCGTGGAATTTGAATTTGGAACTGAGGTCCTTAATATAGAAAAAAAACAAAGTTGTTACGTTATAAAAACTAATAAAGGCGACATTGAAACAAAAGTAGTAATAAATGCAGCCGGTTTATTTTCGGATGAAATTAATAATATGGTAAGCAATAATAAATTTAAAATACTTCCCAAGCTAGGAGAATATGTCTTATTTGATAAAGCTTGCGGAGATTTAGTTACAAAAACTATTTTTCAACTTCCAACTAAACTTGGAAAAGGAGTTTTAGTTACCCCTACTGTTGATGGTAACCTTCTAATTGGACCTAATGCTGTAGATCAAGATAACAAAGCTGATCTTAGTACAACTCGTGAAGGCATCGATGATATCGTTTTAAATGCTCAATTAAGTATCCAAATGCCACTTCCTATGAATATGGTTATAACTTCTTTTGCAGGGAATAGATCAAAATGCGAGGGAAATGATTTTATAATTGGGGAAGCAGAAGACGCTAAGAACTTTATTAATGTAGCAGCAATTGATTCTCCAGGTTTAACTAGTGCTCCAAGTATTGCTGCAATGGTAGCTGATATAGTAACAGAAAAATTAGCACCGCAGGAAAATGTAAAATTCAACCCTATACGAAAAGGTACAAGAAAATTTAGAGAAATGTCAAACGATGAGCGAAAAAAAATAATCAAGGAAATACCTGAATATGGAACAATTGTTTGTAGGTGTGAAACTGTAACAGAAGGTGAAATTATAGACTCTATAAGAAGACCTCTTGGAGCAAAAACACTTGATGGAGTTAAAAGAAGGACAAGAGCTGGAATGGGGAGATGCCAATCGGGCTTTTGTGCAACAAAAGTTGTAGATATTCTTTCAAGAGAACTTAATATACCACGATGCGCCATTACAAAATCAGGCGAAAATTCTATACTGCTCACTGGCAAAAATAAACAATCTTTATAA
- a CDS encoding DUF1667 domain-containing protein — translation MSTRELTCIGCPIGCALVVALEGKEVISVKGNTCKIGETYGKKECTNPTRVVTSSVLVSGGENEILPVKTERDIPKDLIYDCVRALKNVIVKAPISIGDVVLENVLDTGVNIIATKDIGAA, via the coding sequence ATGAGTACAAGGGAATTAACATGCATAGGCTGTCCAATAGGTTGTGCTCTTGTGGTAGCGCTTGAGGGCAAAGAAGTTATTAGCGTTAAAGGAAATACCTGTAAGATTGGAGAAACCTACGGCAAGAAAGAATGCACTAATCCAACAAGAGTCGTTACATCCTCTGTTTTAGTTTCAGGTGGAGAAAATGAGATACTTCCTGTTAAAACTGAGAGAGATATTCCAAAGGACCTGATTTATGACTGCGTAAGAGCATTAAAAAATGTTATAGTAAAAGCTCCTATTTCTATAGGTGATGTGGTTCTAGAAAACGTACTTGACACAGGCGTAAATATTATAGCAACTAAGGATATTGGAGCTGCATAG
- the glpT gene encoding glycerol-3-phosphate transporter, producing MWNLFNFLKPAAPIERLPKEKIDPAYKKYRLQVFISIYIGYMGYYFVRSNFSLAKMYLIQEGFTKTQLGFVASALGMAYGVSKFVMGNVSDRSNARYFLGIGLILSGITNLFFPITSSLTIMFMLMLVNGWVQGMGWPPCGRIMTHWFSDKERGVKMSIWNTAHNVGGGFIATIALIGVHMFGGWKGIFYLPGIIAIVIGTLYMVFAKDTPQSVGLPPIEEYKNDYPAVKVENREKEMTGKEILFKYVLNNKYIWFIALANVFVYLVRYGVINWAPLYLQEVKGFNIKESALAFSLFEYAAIPGTILIGWISDKIFHGRRAPVGVACMVGVTVGVFVYWQSSSILAINITLALIGALIYGPVMLIGVSALDLVPKKAAGTAAGFTGLFGYLGGQVAAEIVLGMIVDKYNWDGGFMLLMISAVLAIVFLSLTWNVHDRSKPESEDITAV from the coding sequence GTGTGGAATTTATTTAATTTTTTAAAACCTGCTGCACCTATCGAGAGATTACCAAAAGAAAAAATTGACCCAGCTTACAAAAAATATCGTTTACAAGTATTTATAAGTATATATATTGGTTATATGGGTTATTACTTTGTTAGAAGTAACTTTTCATTAGCTAAGATGTATCTCATTCAAGAGGGCTTTACAAAAACACAACTTGGTTTTGTTGCATCTGCGCTAGGAATGGCTTATGGTGTCAGTAAATTTGTTATGGGTAACGTATCAGATCGATCCAATGCGAGGTATTTTTTAGGTATTGGTTTAATTTTGTCTGGTATTACAAATTTATTTTTCCCAATTACCTCAAGTCTTACAATAATGTTTATGTTGATGCTTGTGAATGGTTGGGTTCAAGGTATGGGTTGGCCACCATGTGGAAGAATCATGACCCACTGGTTTTCTGATAAAGAACGTGGAGTTAAAATGTCTATTTGGAATACCGCACATAATGTTGGTGGTGGATTTATAGCTACCATTGCTCTTATTGGTGTTCATATGTTCGGAGGCTGGAAAGGAATTTTCTATTTGCCAGGTATTATTGCAATCGTAATTGGAACTTTGTATATGGTTTTTGCAAAAGATACACCTCAATCTGTAGGACTTCCTCCTATAGAAGAATATAAAAATGATTACCCTGCTGTAAAAGTAGAAAATAGAGAAAAAGAAATGACTGGAAAAGAAATACTATTTAAATATGTACTCAATAATAAATATATATGGTTTATTGCTCTTGCAAATGTGTTTGTATATTTAGTACGATATGGTGTCATTAATTGGGCTCCATTATACTTACAAGAAGTAAAGGGTTTTAATATTAAAGAATCAGCGCTTGCATTTTCTTTATTTGAATATGCCGCAATTCCTGGCACTATACTCATCGGATGGATCAGTGATAAAATATTCCATGGTCGTCGTGCACCAGTAGGCGTAGCTTGCATGGTAGGTGTTACGGTTGGTGTGTTCGTTTATTGGCAATCTTCAAGTATTTTAGCAATAAATATTACCTTAGCTTTAATAGGTGCCTTAATATATGGACCGGTTATGCTTATTGGAGTAAGTGCCTTAGATCTAGTTCCTAAAAAAGCCGCTGGAACTGCTGCTGGATTTACAGGACTCTTTGGATATCTTGGTGGGCAAGTTGCAGCTGAAATTGTACTAGGAATGATTGTAGATAAATACAACTGGGATGGGGGATTCATGCTTCTTATGATT
- the glpQ gene encoding glycerophosphodiester phosphodiesterase, giving the protein MKNEKKLIALACTLTITAGLFAGCRQKSKQSPPVASNTTTVSTKNKSNKIVIGHRGASGYLPEHTLESYALAYGLGADYIESDVCLSKDGVPVIMHDNMLDTTTDVAKRYPNRKRSDGHYYVIDFTLGEIKTLNVHERTKEGSKDPVFPDRFPLNSAHFEVPTLEEMIQLVQGLNKSTGQEKGIYPELKEPKFHTDNGQDIGSVVLKVLRKYGYDTPESKIYLQCFDPTYLRKVRTEMGAKMKMVQLIGEEADCPGANYKKMMSDEGLAKVAEYANGIGPWYQQIIDENGKNDKEPVINPNLVKDAHKHNLVVHPYTFRKDEIPKYVTSVEELMQKFYFEADVDGLFTDFPDFGIKILEKGPKK; this is encoded by the coding sequence ATGAAGAACGAAAAAAAACTAATTGCTCTAGCATGTACACTTACCATAACAGCAGGATTATTCGCAGGATGTAGACAGAAGTCTAAACAGTCTCCTCCAGTAGCAAGTAATACCACAACTGTTTCAACAAAAAATAAAAGCAATAAAATAGTGATTGGACATAGGGGTGCTTCTGGATATTTACCTGAACATACTTTAGAGTCCTATGCTTTAGCTTATGGACTAGGGGCAGATTACATAGAGAGTGATGTTTGTTTATCTAAAGATGGTGTTCCAGTAATAATGCATGATAATATGTTAGATACGACAACAGATGTAGCAAAGCGTTACCCAAATAGAAAACGAAGCGATGGACATTACTATGTAATTGATTTCACGCTAGGAGAAATTAAAACACTTAACGTGCACGAACGTACAAAAGAAGGGTCTAAGGATCCTGTTTTCCCTGATAGATTTCCTTTAAATAGTGCTCATTTTGAAGTTCCAACATTAGAAGAAATGATACAACTTGTACAAGGGCTGAATAAAAGTACAGGTCAAGAAAAAGGAATTTACCCTGAATTAAAAGAGCCTAAATTTCATACAGATAATGGACAAGATATTGGATCTGTGGTATTAAAAGTTCTTAGAAAATATGGATATGATACGCCTGAATCAAAAATTTATTTACAATGTTTTGATCCAACTTACTTAAGAAAAGTTAGGACAGAAATGGGCGCAAAAATGAAAATGGTCCAGCTAATTGGTGAAGAAGCAGATTGTCCAGGGGCAAATTATAAAAAAATGATGTCGGATGAAGGACTAGCAAAAGTAGCTGAATATGCAAATGGTATTGGACCTTGGTACCAACAAATAATAGATGAAAATGGGAAGAACGATAAAGAACCAGTTATTAATCCTAATTTAGTAAAAGATGCACATAAACATAATCTTGTTGTTCATCCATATACATTTAGAAAAGATGAAATCCCTAAATATGTAACTAGTGTAGAAGAGTTAATGCAAAAATTCTACTTTGAAGCTGATGTAGATGGTTTATTTACTGATTTTCCTGATTTTGGAATAAAAATTTTAGAAAAAGGACCTAAAAAATAA
- a CDS encoding NAD(P)/FAD-dependent oxidoreductase has translation MQEYDLIIIGGGPAGLAAAVSAKDQGINSILIIERDNQLGGILNQCIHNGFGLHTFKEELTGPEYSQRFIDKVIALNIEYKLNTMVLDVNDSKQVTAVNTEDGILELQAKAIILAMGCRERPRGALNIPGARCAGIYTAGTAQKYVNVEGLMPGKEVVILGSGDIGLIMARRMTLEGANVKACVELMPHSSGLKRNIVQCLDDFNIPLKLSHTITNIHGHDRLCGVTIAQVDDHRKPIKGTEEYIACDTLLLSVGLLPENELSRKANVKLSRVTGGPEVDESMQTSISGIFTCGNVLHVHDLVDNVTTESYTAGRNASDYIKGIYHAGKSIEIFATDGVRYTVPSTINPENIDNIIDVRFRVGEVHKSAYISVYFDDVREMHLKKKILTPGEMESVKLTKAVFDKYSNCKKITIKVEKE, from the coding sequence ATGCAAGAATATGATTTAATCATAATTGGTGGAGGTCCAGCAGGCCTTGCAGCTGCAGTTTCTGCAAAGGATCAAGGGATAAACAGCATTTTAATTATAGAAAGAGATAATCAATTAGGTGGTATTCTCAATCAATGTATTCATAATGGTTTTGGTCTTCACACCTTTAAAGAAGAACTTACTGGTCCTGAGTATTCACAACGGTTTATTGACAAGGTTATTGCACTTAATATCGAGTATAAACTAAATACCATGGTTCTAGATGTAAATGATAGTAAACAAGTTACTGCTGTAAATACAGAAGATGGTATATTGGAGCTTCAGGCAAAAGCAATTATACTTGCAATGGGATGCAGAGAAAGACCAAGAGGCGCTTTAAACATACCAGGTGCAAGATGCGCAGGTATTTATACAGCTGGAACAGCTCAAAAATATGTTAATGTTGAGGGTCTAATGCCAGGAAAAGAAGTAGTAATACTTGGTTCTGGAGATATCGGACTTATAATGGCAAGACGAATGACCCTCGAAGGTGCAAATGTAAAGGCTTGTGTAGAACTAATGCCTCATTCAAGTGGACTTAAGAGAAATATTGTACAATGCTTAGACGATTTTAATATTCCTTTAAAATTAAGCCACACTATAACAAATATACATGGGCATGATAGACTTTGCGGAGTTACTATAGCTCAAGTTGATGACCATAGAAAACCAATTAAGGGAACTGAGGAATACATTGCTTGTGATACATTACTTTTATCTGTTGGCCTTCTACCCGAAAATGAACTTTCTAGAAAAGCTAATGTTAAACTTTCCAGAGTTACTGGGGGTCCTGAGGTAGATGAAAGCATGCAGACGAGCATTTCTGGAATATTTACCTGTGGCAATGTGCTTCACGTTCATGATTTAGTAGATAATGTAACCACTGAAAGCTACACTGCTGGTAGAAATGCTTCTGATTACATAAAAGGAATTTACCATGCCGGAAAGAGTATTGAGATCTTCGCGACAGACGGAGTTAGGTATACAGTACCAAGTACTATCAATCCTGAAAATATCGATAACATAATAGATGTTAGATTTAGGGTTGGTGAGGTACATAAATCTGCTTATATATCTGTTTATTTTGATGATGTGCGCGAAATGCATTTAAAGAAAAAGATTCTTACACCAGGCGAAATGGAAAGCGTTAAATTAACTAAAGCAGTTTTTGATAAATATAGTAACTGTAAAAAGATTACCATAAAGGTAGAAAAGGAGTAG